From the genome of Polypterus senegalus isolate Bchr_013 chromosome 8, ASM1683550v1, whole genome shotgun sequence:
AAGTGCAATaattgtttcatccatccatccattttctaacccgttgaatccgaatacagggtcacgggggtctgctggagccaatcccagccaacacaaggcgtaaaacaggaaaaaatccctgggcagggcggcagcccaccgcagaataatTGTTTTAGTATTGCTAAATCACGATTTAATTAATCGCGCGTTGTGTGCCCTCTCGTGGCGCACATATAATTTCAGAATCCAGTTCATTTGCAGGCTCTCACTAAAGTTCACTGCTACATGCATTTCCCATTATTGGGTTGCCTATACACCCATTTCCAGTTAAGTGGTGAACTATGTTTTATAGTTTCATCTCTTGTCTTAAAAACACATAGCCACTTCTGAGACACACTTGCTCCAAGTATGTTATTGTGTGCTAACATGCCAGTACGATTTTGTCTTGtcaataatttttcttttcaatgtactATACTTTAATAATTTGGTCATTTTCTTCAAGGTTTCTTCTTTCTAATGCCCTAAAATATTTATTCACCACTTAGTACAGTTACATACAATGTGATAAATTTAGCATTCCAGTATACAAATCCAGCTCATTCTGGTTACATGCCAAGACAAATAAATTTGCTGTATATATAATTAAGCGTTATAGCAACAAGTACCACGGAGAGAGACTTGGggaaaacacacaaactccatTCAGACCAAGTCGAGTGTACAATTCATGCTTAGGACAAAGGAtcagtgaggcagcaacacttACCACTACATCACCATATTGCAAATGGAATCATTACATGTTCCATCCATCTCCCAAAATGGCATAGTCTAATTCAGGGTTGATGGGGCCAACACTACTCCCAGAAGTGACCTGACTAAATATATGAAACCCTACACTGCAGAGCAGACTGTATTTAATGAATACGATTTTATGAAGATGTAATTACAGTACTCAGAATTTTAAGAAGTGTGCTAATTCTCCAGTTTATATTCAGCATGTCTTTATTACCAAATAACTTGTTTTTGTTTAAGCTCTTGCACCAAATATACTGCAAACCTAAAGGACTTTGATGTATAAAATGTCACATGTATAACCAATATTTAAAATACTCACCATCAAATGTAACTTTGCAACTTTTAAATCTCAAGATTTTGTCTGCTGttcaaataaagtgaaaaagaaatcttacattatgtaaaaaaaaaagcatactttaaaataaataaagaacctAACTAAACTAGCTTTTATATACTATTGTTTTGTCCCGAGGGGTGAAGAATATTTCACGAACAAGTTTAAAAGCATCCTCCTCTTCTACTTCTTCCACTGGATATGCAGAGACTGACCTGCTCCTTTCAGTATTAAATTTACATGGAGGTGAATGGGAGCTACTCTGTGCAGCTAATATCTCCTGAGACATGTCCATCTTTTGAGCTCCATCTGGCTGATCCAGTTTCTGAAATGATTTTAAAGGGCTGTTTGTTTTTGAAGCTTCATCATGAGCGTCCTTGAGAATAATGGAGGTCTGAGATTCTGAATCACAGAATGGGCTGTTTACTTCACATGCAGATGATTTTCTTCCTAGGTTTACGTCTTCAGAATTCTGACGTTCCAGTTCATTTAACTGTctctaaaagaaagaaacaaaaatgtgaatgtaTTCATGCAGTTTCGATgttatatgtagtttttatatgTGGGTGTTTGTTGTTACAACAGGTCAATCCAGAGTGAAATTTTCATTTCTGAATCAAAACAGGTACAGTATATCCAGGAGGAAACTGACTACTGGCGATATGAAACTGGAGGCTACTGCCATCGCAAGTTGAGGAGGCAGCCTGCCTTTATTAATAACACTCTCACCATGGACGTAAAGGACATTTTCAGGAGTTACCTAAAAAGAAACCACAAAACAGCCTGACAGTTGATCCTATTTTCATTGAACTCATCAGGTTTTGTAGTCTCAACAAAAGCAGGTCCAAGGAACAAAACATTGTCAATTGTTCATAAAGaaattatttacttgtttatatcTTACATATACAGAGCCCTTCagaatgtttgggacaaaggcatATTTTTTCCATGATTTAGCCCTCTGCTCCatggtttaaaattataaatcaaacaattcaaatgtgattaaagtacagattgcagactttcatttaagtgtatttgcatacattttggtctcGCCATGTAGAAATGGCAACACTTTTTATAAGGGTCCgttatttcagggcaccataatgtttgagacataGCAATggtatttagtactttgttgcatatcccttgcatgcaatgacctCTTGAagtctccataattcttaaatggaatgtTTGAAaaaaccatgactcttcctagaaccATATGTCCAGCCAAACTGAATAGAGGGAGAAGGGCCAGGGAAagagaggtaaccaagaacctgatggtcccTATGTCTGAAGTACAAAGAACCTGTTTGGATATAGGAGTAACATCTAGTAGGCAACCATCACTGCAAAACTCCACTGATcagggctttatgacagagtggccaaaTAAAAACTTCTCCTGAATAAAAGACACATGAGTGCCTACTTGGAGTTTGTAAAAAGGCATCTAAAGGACTCTCAGTCTGAGAGGAAACAAGGTTATCTAGTCTGATGAAACTTAGATTGAATTGTTAATTCTaagtgtcatgtttggaggaaaccaggtaccaCTAATCATCTGTGCAAGACCATTCCAACGATGAAACATGGTGTAGCAGCATCGTCCTGTGGGGTTGGGGACTGGGAGTCTAGTCAGGTCCAAGGAAAACCTGGACCAGGCAAAGTATAGAGACACCCTTAACGTAAACCTGTTCCAGAGTACTCTGGACCGGAGACTGaactgaaggtttaccttccaacaggacaatatCTCCCAGCACAAAGCAAAGAGTGCACAGGAGTGGCATTGTGACAACTCTGAATAACAAgagtgacccagccagagcccagatttgaaCCCAACcaaatatctctggagagaccttaaAACAGATGCCCACTGACAGAGCTTGAAAACATCTGCAGAGAAGTATGGCTAAAGATCCCCACATTCAGGTATGTGAAGCTTGTCTCATCAAATCCAAGAAAACAccagactgtaattgctgccaaaggtggtTCAACAAATTACTGAGGAAGGGTCTGAACCCTTGTGTCAATCGGAtaagtaattttttaatttttaataattttgcaaaaatgtataaaatctcATTTTCACTTTGTCCTTGTGGGATATTGAGTGTTACTTGATGAGGGAATTCATCTAAATGCTTTTAGCATAATGCTGCAacataataaatagtgaaggggtctgaatacttcctggaTGCACTGTGTGCCTTTATAATGTCTCACTGCGAATGCGATTGCTCTTTTCATCTTTAGCAAAGAcaaaggttttctttctttttagtagttccggtgtttattttatttactgcatttctataaaaatttaatttccccctttgggacaaataaagttttatccctctatacagtatatctatcaaTCATCTGGAATTCTCTCTGATGAgctaaaatccaataaaaaatttGCTCAAAATCAACAAGCTCCTAGCATTTGAATTAACTGCATGTGCAGGACTGATACATCACCATTCTGTGACTGTCGTGATTGTGCATTAGAATAAAGTGAACAGCTTTTTCTAGACCCAAATAAATTTTGACTAgactgtgatttttttatttaaatatttgaactGCCACTCACAGAAGTTTCTTGTTTGGAGTGATGGACATGAGACTCCTCTTTGTCAGTCTGATTTATGATCCcagtttacatattttatttcagtttagaaCTCAATATTCATGTTGAATGCCTCCATTACATTTTAGATCACTAGGACAGATAAATGACCGTGAAGAGATAAGGAGTTTTGCACATACCTTCATAATTAAGGCATCTAGACTGAGCCATCCATCATCAGTGTGACTGAGCAATTATCTGTGGGTAATATCAGAGGGACCAGAAGCCCCAATGAGGAACATGGCATAAAGGATGGACTGCCTGAAGCTAAGTAAGAAAAGTTCATCCATCTTGACATCAGTCGCATTATCTATGAACCAGTCTCACTTCTGAATCAAGACAAGCTGTTGAAGATGTGCCTGCCCTCACACAAAAATATCCATTATGGGCATTGCTAATCAGCTTCATGTTCTTAATCAAACCCTTCCACGGGTGCACTTTTTATATTCAGGCTTTGCTATTTGCTATTGCAGATATTCTTAATTTTTGctaataaatattgttttacttaaaACTTCTATACTTTATCTACTCATCTGGAGTGATTGAGGTACCTAGAGTGTAGAGATGAACTCTTCTTTGCCACACGGTTTAGTGGCCGAGGACAAATGCTTCCAGGAGTGAGCAGCACAGGAAAGAGTAACACCCCTTTGGAAAGTGGCAGCAAATGATAAGTCACACTATCTCCTTCACCTTGTTTTGAGGATACCAGCCTGGTCAAAGCTCTTATCAGATGTACTAAGAACTAGTAAGCTGTGCAGGTTCCTACTTATACAGTACTTGTGTGTGAGTGAATTAACCTTAGGTGGATGAGGACAGGCCAACCAGTAACAAATTGGaatgtgtaaaaaatgtaaatctattgaaaagtcaaagtcaaaattatGACTAtgtcacaatacaaaaaaaattccCAGTTACCTCACATATACAGTAGTAATATCCATCCACACACAATGTTTAGCTGACAAATAGTTGTCCAGGAGGTGATCCACATCCTTTGAGTGCAgaagtgtggaagaataattttagggtaacatagcattcatcttaaagaaatagcataaaggcttaataaatgtcagaaacctgttcaggcacaccaggaaaccagataaaggtcaagtgaacaacaaaatgtacactgaaatataattaCTGGTCTAGGAAAAAtattgagatggtcaagtaaataaagaatgtaccagaagaaaagtTGATGTCATATACAAAAtgcactgaaggatgactaagcgATGACTAAGAAATTAGCAGAGGTCCTATAAACaacgagaatggacagttgttatatgcactgAAGTTTCAAGGGTGgtagctcatctcaaaaggtataagaagaaccagaatataatgtaatatactttaattttatataaatcactagcaaaatacccgcacttcgcagcggagaagtagtgtgttaaagaagttatgaaaaagaaaaggaaacattttaaaaatagcgtaacatgattgtcaatgtaattgttttgtgactgttatgagtgttgctgtcatcaaggatttgattatcattatttctttcaatcaggttcgtatttggaggacgtgttgtgttcaagttacattccgtgtttgtcaaccgttgtaaacatacatgcctgcgagtatttagcggcagcgtctctattaagttgtggatttgcctgcgagtatttagcgacagcatgtctattaacttgtggatttttctgcgagtatttagcgacagcgtctctatgaacttgtggatttgcctgcaagtatttagcgacagcgcctctatgaacttgtggatttgcctgagatTATTTaacgacagcgtgtctattaacttgtcgatttttctgcaagtatttggcggcagtgccacgaagttgtttccgtctagctgcacagaaaatgtaccacgacgtctgacacgtctccgttttactgttttctcacagcttggactgctgctgtcataatcggtttgagtttcatggtttgtttcaattatgttagtatttgcaggacttgtgctgaagtgacattcggcaactgtcaagcattgcaagcatacaaccggcttcattgataacttcacatccagtttttgagagttgaaacattcataaacatcaaagtgtccactactcaaatcgtcacctgtgaatctaagatttttaagaggcattggcggttctccaaaggtgtaaaatatttggccatttcggtacacttgaaagtgacaaccgaacaattcagcggcagccatcaactcacatgcagaaccataggtgaagggcttaagcattccagtcttatagtgctcctgtgtagtacaattatctcctgtaccatcatcagtccacatcttgaacctgtcccagtcattcaatacataagacacaatgttcctccagatatcaagagtgagcctgatatggccgtgcaatatgtaacaaagagaatggaaaaggcaggcggcatctccaggcatggaaaccacttggtaagtgacagttctttgagcgatggtgatcaccttgatagacatgtgaatgggggtacggttggaacggtaaaagaaatgggtacctaaactatgtaaagtaagtctaaaatacctacacaataactataagcgtaatgaacgaacaataaaacagcggagaagccgtggattaaataaaaaggctgcagttatcagcacaataaaacagcggagaagccatggattaaataaaaaggctgcagctatcagcaaggagacatgaataccgtggcgaagcaaggaagggaatgaagagaccggagcgacggatggccttatatgggcaggcagccaattacgtgggaggcgtggggatgggggacgcaacgccgcctcacacggtgaccgagctgaaggctatggatgtatatatgtacgtaagtaggattcagttatgaccgttacaagtagaatttcgaaatgaaacctgcttaacttttgtaagtaacctgtaaggaatgagcctgccaaattagccttctacctacacgggaagttggacaattagtgatgagtgagtcagtgagggctttgccttttattagtatagatttgggtgtaaaccaatgaaccaaccagagtaaatgcaTGCACTGATTGACACAGTATGTAAagtcagtagtttataaaatgaacctctattctttgtttctctgatcattctgatcatgctgtaacagactgcttttgaagaatgctccctccaaggcattttgctgaggagtaattaaaagatacaatgaatagcttttctcctgcctgattactaaattgtcctgttagagggagtttctttctttaataagatgttaaattttgacCACAGAAGACACTTCATCAGTTAATCATCTTCTGTTTCATATGTAAATGCCAGTTTAATAAAATGGCCACAATAATACAATGGAACGTCCATGTATTTCAATTGCATCATGCATTTAGGAAACTCTGTTCATCAGATATACTAGtccttacatttctttttttgtgtgtcttgTTGCTTTTGTTCATTGGACACTGCAGCCCTTACATctgtctttctttgtgcttctggTAACCTTTGTTCATCAGACAATGCAGCCCTCCTGAGGACGCTGGACAACATAATGCCTGGCCACAGACGCCAGGCTTTTTAACGTTTTATGTATTTAGAAGATAGTACATATCTATAGCAAACATCAGCCCAATTAACTTTCAAATACAGATACATagtatcatttttttatattcgGATCTTAAAGTTTTacagaggagaaaaaaataaatacataacaatGGGCAACATAatacatctgcggtgggttggcaccctgcccaggattggttcctgccttgtgccctgtgttggctgggattggctccagtagacccccgtgaccctgtattcggattcagcgggttagaaaatggatggatggatgaacataatACATGGACTGTGAAAAGCTTTTGTTGATGTAAAACAATTCCAATCTATTTAGTTAAAACCATGGATTGCATGAAATTCTTATGTAAGAGTTTGAGGTACattcttcatttaaattttacagtGGCTTTACTATTGATCAATAATGAGAAGACAAGCCTTCtaaaaagttttctttaataaGCTATACACTGGAAGGGTTGGAGAAAAGATAAGAGATacgaaaataaaaacaaattatcgGCATAAACATAAAGAGACCGTCGTTCATTTTTGAAATGCCAGGTAAccaaacaatccatccatccatccattttctaacccgctgaatccaaacacagggtcacgggggtcagctggagccaatcccagccaacacagggcacaaggcaggaaccaatcctgagcagggtgccaacccaccgcaggacatacacaaacacacccacacaccaagcacacactagggccaatttagaatcgccaatccacctaaccttcatgtcttaggattgtgggaggaaaccggagcgcccggaggaaacccacacagacacggggagaacatgcaaactccacgcagggaggacccgggaagtgaacccggatctcctaactgcgggcagcagcgctaccactgcgccaccgtgcccccctaaacaaacaatacagaaagaaaataaaatctactAGTCATTAACTGGGTAAAAAGGGCTAGAAATGTTACCAGTTTGTTCCTAGAATAACTGCAGTGTCAGTGAAAGGGAGGAATTCATTAGCGGACATCCAACAAACAGCCATGGGAAGAAAGGGGGGGAGAGAAGAAGGTAACTAGAGGAACTGGATCCTTTGAAGGTGCCTTTTGATTAGAACATTACACCACAGATGTAAATTAGGTTAGTTAAAGGAGTAACCTCAATATATTTTATAGTCAGCCATTGAAAGCAATGTTTAATTGTACACtttagaagtgaaaacaaaatatgatttttcCAAAGTCTCTTGCACGCTAACATATTTGGAATAAGAAGATTCTTACCTTGCCAAGAATACTGAGAGCAGTGTTGACCAGCTCTTCTTCATTCATACAGTACACAATGCttctgaaaacataaaaaaaattaacatacatTCATACAAGAATGTAGAACATGAAACAGGAACTACTGCACACACTACCATAAAGTAGGTCTTTGTCATTACAACTGTAATCTATATTCCCACAAGTTGAAGTTTAGAAACCCCTGCATGTTGTCACATGATCTTGTATGGGGCTGGGATATATCAGCAAAATTGAAAGTGATAATGGAAAACATTATTAAACTAAtaccatttttaaatgtatgctcTTTTAGTCCTAATGATGTAAATCCAGGAGGGTCCTAAATGCTTGGTTATCTCTACGAATATGTGTATTTAAATGGAACAAGGGCTCCCAAAGAGCATGATGGAGTTCCAAGTGATTTCACCTTTTGTGGGAACTCCTGGTACACTAATAAAGCATTCCTCTGATGCAGCATTGGTGTGATTCACTATTTTCTTTACTCGTTTTCACTTAGAATATGTTAATTAAAGATCTCTCAGGCATTAAGAAAATGTATGCTATATGCAATCAAGAAATCAAACTCCCAGGTAAAGGATCTCCCATATACACTTTACATTTGAGTGTACATACTGTAGGTTTAATGACTTCTTTATGAAGTATCAATTTGTTTCTCATTCTCAATTAAATCTTAAAGCTTTAAAAAGACTGAAGGTCTTAAAATCAAAATTGTTAATAACATTTAAGGGTTCATtaccatccaaccattttctgaattcagttttttctttacaagATCACAAGAAGCTATGGACAATTTCAGAAGCATTGAGTGACCTTATAAACCACAGTGCAACAAAGGTGACAAAGGCAATATAGACGTGTCCATGTCACAATGGAGAGCATCTAAATGAAACTATATGTGAAAAGAACCCATACATGCCTTAAACTAGTGTAGGTAAACTGAGACTAGTTACCTACAAGACTGTACGTTCAATCACCACCATGGGCTCCTTTGTGATCCTGTTACTTAACCTGCTAGTGCTTCAGCTTTAAAAGTATATAAACAAATGccctgtgattttttaaaatcatttcaaaattatCTTTGTTAAAACCATTTGAACCTAGAGCCCAGGAGATGAGGTTAGCAGAGTGGTAGTAAGGTTGCCAAGTGAGGAAAAGTTAAAATggttaaaataacacaaagtgAAAAGAGAAAGTTTAGTTTAGGCGTACTTGAGCTGTTTGATTCAAGTCAGGATGGCACACAGTGGTGATTCTCATTAACTATTTTATTTACCTGATTATGTTTCCAAAAGTAAGTCCATGCTTCTACAATTTGAAGACTGTCAGATTAGGAGTCATTCATTTTGACATAGTGTAGCCATTTATATTTACCATTTatgcctaaaataaaaatgttgagtcaaaatataacaaaaatcacTTGAATTGTTCCACTTCTCTAAAGTTCCCTGTGTGAGACAGTTTATTTCTCAATGCCAGGATATACAGTACTAGTGGAACACATCAACCACAGATCCTAAAAAAAAAGGTGATTTTTGAAGGGATGAAGTCCAGCAATACAATGCTAAAATTGAATATGAATTTTGAAAACAATGGCAACATGTTGTGGGGGATTATCAACAAAGGCTACAAGGAATGCCAATTCTAAGTAGCTGGAGATACTGTGTGCTTATGTTCCCCCAGTCCTGAAATAAAAGGGAATGGAAAACGTAGTCAGGAGTGGTAAAATgtgtccaaaacaaaaaaaatgtgctaTTGGAAAAAAAGAGAAGCGCATAAAAACACAGCAATGAAGCAACTGAAAAATGTGATGACATAGTCCAAACATTTGAAGTGCTGTGTGTTATACCATCATTGGTCTTGTGTATAAGAGATCATGAAGTA
Proteins encoded in this window:
- the LOC120534355 gene encoding cell cycle regulator of non-homologous end joining-like codes for the protein MEPLQDKPQERRRTLPAWMVSQPEKKNHYSHKRGLLKSAGPPKKQNKRSIVYCMNEEELVNTALSILGKRQLNELERQNSEDVNLGRKSSACEVNSPFCDSESQTSIILKDAHDEASKTNSPLKSFQKLDQPDGAQKMDMSQEILAAQSSSHSPPCKFNTERSRSVSAYPVEEVEEEDAFKLVREIFFTPRDKTIVYKS